A genomic window from Neoarius graeffei isolate fNeoGra1 chromosome 5, fNeoGra1.pri, whole genome shotgun sequence includes:
- the LOC132886087 gene encoding peroxynitrite isomerase THAP4-like: protein MVFACCAVGCHNRQGQRAGLSFYRFPTDPDKRAKWIAAVKRHDWEPTEYSRLCSDHLISGCSNKADGKGEKKSFYRIPAVIETQANQGAFCQETERGFSCFMQSGSEYFKSILLLVCAAGGIGHNYK from the exons atggtgtttgcttgttgtgctgtgggctgccacaacagacagggacagcgtgcaggactctccttttaccggtttcctactgacccagacaagagggccaaatggattgcagctgtgaagagacacgattgggagccaacagagtactccagactttgcagtgatcatttaatttcag ggtgttctaacaaagctgatgggaaaggtgaaaagaagtctttctacagaataccagctgtgattgagacacaagcaaaccaaggagctttctgccaggagacagagagaggatttagctgctttatgcagagcggatctgaatacttcaagtctattttgttactg gtctgcgccgcaggaggaataggccacaattataaataa